One window from the genome of Solea solea chromosome 2, fSolSol10.1, whole genome shotgun sequence encodes:
- the ankrd50l gene encoding ankyrin repeat domain-containing protein 50 translates to MSGHQEQMSSSGFDSSSSLLQGRRFFCREWALEKLRHCLDARSVPGQPPGLLVMGGPGAGKTAFCTEVVWPTSKAGLAVGLAPRCLASHFCQREDQRSVVLWRFILGLVEQLRASPLLSPGYREILNSPSVSSALEPLTCQRDPDDAFKRAVLRPLLDLPPPAQTLMVVVDSLDVGHGVSTSGGKSGSIAELLATHQHLLPGWLLLVCSVRRHNKVVCKMFSGFRRICLDDLRKPPPVHDVQQYILCRLDEEAALRRQLTPDTADMLNLLHIKSGGCFLFLERVLNGVAVALVGLREIRDIPGTLNGLYLWLCQRLFPRGLFTYVRPLLNVLLAAPRPLTPQQLFRATWTHDTLLSLQEFQKKLRTLSPILHDGPGGTKLLFHASFAEWLTDVKYCTQKYLCSRTEGHSMLAMALTLQGQDLDIEDTCQLATHLVCSGHHKDNPSLLALWMLWTGVPAPNSSCSQTSALCLNQPPILVSQEVLHLLMRTGLISASHFSDADPSVRIHCIGERGTALTQAGERDVSVKKLLENGVSINQLRSTNGQALLASAVHEGSADVVELVLKYGYDPLISDLQGQTPLSLASRQGHVKVLSLLLEWAKGQGPETAAQMMEHVDNEGWTALRSAAWGGHSEAVRLLLDAGADVDGCDSEGRTALRAAAWAGHEEIVLTLLEYGAQVDKADSKGRTPLIAAAYMGHHEAVELLLDHNAEVDLADGDGQTALSVAALCVPTAAGIKGYGEVVSLLLEREADPGHRDHDGMTPLLLAAYEGHDEVVELLLEAGADVDETAGPDGTVAAAAAVSPLLAAAAMGHMKTVSRLLFWGAAVDAIDCEGRTALCLAAARGSTEVVRALLDRGLDENHKDDLGWTPLHAAACEGHRAVCAALTERGSMARVGEMDIEGRTPLILAAQEGHWSSVRLLLDRRSPIDHRAYDGHSALSAALLEGHTDVADLLMRRGADTDVRDAEGRPLLYLLVLEGRLEMATLLIEKGGVPLESRDSEGRTALHVASWQGYVKMVDLLLKHGANPNAQDTEGRPPIHSVAWTGHAEIGQHLLEVNSVTIDLACHQRATALSIAAQEGHANIVTMLLERGANPNHIDKYGRSPVKVAGKHRHFNIVRLLESYGAKPYQGPLPNSSTVSPAKFFSGIPQNNKGEVIAVTASSSLSSPGSTAERFHSMQSSQTSSTCHSLATVQTVPADSLSFTQQIQQHSLPRSRSRPSTLPPPGSSGMGSLHGSIQKHPKGSPPPSVCTVTAMVHNCKLPQKGFSTGLEYHDKIKEQNPPLIRADRTGAGGKWHSVMASLGIMPGQDSPAVCAKNRDSPPLGYPYRLQSPRQGEAWDSVPQKNILSPACYSFTPVLPCSALREDVMVTMTTTDPQLNLKQAIKLQFEGPTSAALYKRETPL, encoded by the exons atGTCAGGTCACCAGGAGCAAATGAGTAGCAGTGGATTTGACAGCAGCTCCAGCTTGCTCCAGGGCCGGCGTTTCTTCTGCCGGGAATGGGCCCTGGAGAAGCTGCGGCACTGCCTGGACGCCCGCTCTGTGCCGGGACAACCACCGGGGCTGCTGGTAATGGGGGGCCCTGGTGCTGGAAAGACAGCCTTCTGTACTGAGGTAGTGTGGCCCACCTCGAAGGCAGGACTGGCAGTTGGGCTGGCACCGCGCTGCCTGGCCTCACACTTCTGCCAAAGGGAGGACCAGAGGAGTGTGGTCCTGTGGAGGTTCATCCTGGGCTTGGTGGAGCAGCTGAGGGCCtcgcctctcctctctcctgggTACAGAGAGATCCTCAACAGCCCGTCTGTGTCGTCTGCTCTCGAGCCTCTCACTTGTCAGAGAGACCCTGATGATGCATTCAAgag AGCAGTTTTGAGACCCTTATTAGACCTCCCTCCTCCTGCCCAGACtctgatggtggtggtggactCCCTGGATGTTGGACACGGGGTCAGTACAAGTGGTGGGAAGAGTGGCTCCATCGCAGAGCTCCTGGCCACCCATCAACACCTGCTGCCTGGGTGGTTGCTGCTGGTCTGCTCTGTCCGCCGCCACAACAAGGTTGTGTGCAAAATGTTCTCAG GTTTCCGTAGGATTTGCCTGGATGATCTACGGAAGCCTCCACCAGTCCATGATGTGCAGCAGTACATACTCTGTCGCCTGGATGAAGAAGCAGCACTTCGCCGCCAGCTCACTCCTGACACAGCTGACATGCTGAATTTACTGCACATCAAGAGTGGCGGTTGCTTTCTCTTCCTTGAGCGTGTTCTGAATGGTGTGGCAGTTGCATTAGTGGGTCTGCGGGAGATCCGAGACATCCCTGGGACTCTCAATGGCCTCTACCTGTGGCTGTGCCAAAGACTGTTCCCCCGGGGGCTCTTCACATATGTCAGGCCCCTCCTTAATGTGCTCTTAGCTGCCCCGAGGCCCCTCACACCCCAGCAGCTGTTCAGAGCAACCTGGACTCATGACACTTTGCTCAGTCTCCAGGAGTTTCAAAAAAAGCTCAGGACTCTCTCTCCTATCCTGCACGATGGCCCTGGAGGCACAAAGCTACTTTTTCATGCCAGTTTTGCTGAGTGGCTGACAGACGTCAAGTATTGCACACAGAAGTACTTGTGTAGCAGAACAGAGGGTCATAGCATGCTTGCAATGGCTTTGACTCTGCAGGGACAAGACTTGGACATTGAGGACACTTGCCAGCTAGCCACACATTTAGTATGCTCAGGACACCACAAAGACAACCCTTCATTACTTGCACTATGGATGCTGTGGACAGGTGTGCCTGCCCCTAATTCTAGTTGCAGCCAAACCAGTGCGCTGTGTCTAAATCAGCCTCCCATTCTAGTAAGTCAGGAAGTCCTTCACCTGTTAATGAGGACTGGGCTCATATCTGCATCCCATTTTTCAGATGCCGATCCAAGTGTTAGAATACACTGTATAGGTGAAAGGGGAACTGCATTAACACAGGCAGGTGAAAGGGATGTGTCTGTGAAGAAGCTCCTAGAAAATGGGGTGTCCATAAACCAGCTACGTTCTACAAATGGGCAGGCCTTGCTTGCCAGTGCAGTACATGAGGGTTCCGCAGATGTAGTTGAACTTGTCTTGAAATACGGATATGATCCATTGATCAGTGATCTTCAGGGTCAGACACCACTTTCATTGGCTTCCAGACAAGGACATGTCAAAGTGCTCTCCTTGCTCCTGGAATGGGCTAAGGGCCAGGGGCCAGAAACTGCAGCACAGATGATGGAGCATGTCGACAATGAAGGTTGGACAGCACTGCGCTCTGCGGCTTGGGGAGGACACAGCGAAGCTGTTCGTCTTCTTCTGGATGCAGGAGCAGATGTGGATGGCTGTGACAGTGAGGGCCGGACTGCTCTGAGAGCTGCTGCATGGGCTGGACATGAGGAAATTGTTTTGACCCTGCTGGAATATGGGGCACAGGTTGACAAAGCTGACAGTAAGGGCCGCACTCCACTTATTGCTGCTGCATATATGGGACATCATGAAGCTGTTGAGTTATTATTGGATCATAATGCAGAAGTGGACTTAGCCGATGGGGATGGACAAACTGCTCTGTCAGTCGCCGCCCTCTGTGTCCCTACAGCAGCAGGGATAAAAGGTTATGGTGAGGTAGTTAGTCTGTTACTAGAGCGTGAAGCAGATCCAGGACACAGAGACCATGATGGCATGACACCACTGCTTCTTGCAGCCTATGAGGGCCATGATGAGGTAGTTGAACTTCTGTTAGAAGCTGGGGCTGATGTAGATGAGACTGCTGGCCCAGATGGCACtgtagctgctgcagcagctgtgagtCCCCTACTGGCAGCTGCAGCAATGGGCCATATGAAGACAGTATCTCGACTGCTTTTCTGGGGAGCAGCAGTGGATGCCATTGATTGTGAGGGCAGGACAGCACTCTGCCTGGCAGCTGCAAGAGGCAGTACTGAGGTTGTCCGGGCCCTGCTGGATCGAGGACTGGACGAGAACCATAAGGATGACCTTGGCTGGACTCCGTTGCATGCTGCAGCTTGTGAAGGTCATCGGGCTGTCTGTGCTGCTTTGACAGAGCGAGGTAGCATGGCACGTGTTGGAGAGATGGACATTGAAGGACGCACCCCTCTTATACTTGCTGCCCAAGAGGGTCATTGGAGCTCTGTCAGGCTGTTGTTGGATAGACGTTCTCCCATTGACCATAGGGCCTATGATGGACATTCTGCCTTGAGTGCTGCCCTTCTGGAGGGCCATACTGATGTTGCAGATCTACTTATGAGGCGAGGGGCTGATACTGATGTCCGGGATGCTGAGGGCAGGCCTCTGCTCTACCTCCTTGTGTTAGAGGGTCGTCTTGAGATGGCTACACTTCTAATAGAGAAAGGAGGGGTACCCCTTGAGTCCAGAGACTCTGAGGGCCGTACAGCTCTTCATGTGGCATCCTGGCAGGGATATGTAAAGATGGTAGACTTACTTTTAAAGCATGGTGCAAACCCTAATGCACAAGATACAGAAGGCAGACCTCCAATACATTCAGTGGCTTGGACAGGACATGCAGAAATAGGACAACATCTCCTAGAGGTGAATAGTGTCACTATAGATCTTGCTTGTCACCAGAGAGCAACAGCTCTAAGCATTGCTGCCCAGGAGGGACATGCCAATATTGTTACAATGCTTCTAGAAAGAGGTGCAAATCCCAATCACATAGACAAATATGGTCGTAGTCCAGTCAAAGTGGCTGGGAAACATAGACACTTCAACATTGTCAGGCTCTTGGAGAGCTACGGAGCCAAGCCATACCAAGGACCATTGCCTAATTCTAGTACTGTCTCCCCTGCAAAGTTTTTCTCAGGCATCCCACAGAATAATAAAGGTGAAGTCATAGCTGTTACCGCATCCTCTTCCTTATCTTCTCCTGGCTCCACTGCAGAACGATTCCATTCAATGCAGAGTTCCCAAACCTCATCTACCTGCCACTCATTGGCTACGGTGCAGACAGTGCCAGCTGACAGCCTCAGCTTTACCCAGCAGATCCAACAACACTCACTGCCCCGCAGTCGTAGCCGTCCCTCCACCCTCCCTCCACCAGGGAGCTCAGGCATGGGCAGCCTCCATGGAAGCATCCAGAAGCATCCCAAAGGCAgccctcctccctctgtttgCACAGTCACTGCCATGGTGCACAACTGCAAGTTGCCTCAGAAAGGCTTTTCAACTGGACTTGAATATCATGACAAAATTAAAGAACAAAACCCCCCCTTAATAAGAGCAGACAGGACTGGCGCTGGGGGAAAATGGCACTCTGTTATGGCTTCCCTCGGGATAATGCCAGGGCAAGATAGTCCTGCAGTTTGTGCTAAAAACAGGGATAGTCCCCCTCTGGGCTACCCATACAGGTTGCAGAGCCCACGTCAAGGGGAAGCTTGGGATTCTGTACCCcagaaaaacattttgtcacCAGCTTGCTACAGTTTTACCCCAGTCTTACCTTGTAGTGCCTTGCGAGAGGATGTTATGGTCACAATGACAACCACAGACCCACAACTTAATCTGAAACAGGCTATTAAATTGCAGTTTGAAGGTCCCACCAGTGCAGCTCTGTACAAGAGAGAGACACCTCTGTGA